The window CTGCTCATCTTCCCCGTGGCGGCGGGCGACCGTGTCCCGGGGTAAGTGTCCCAGATCATAAATACGGCAACGTACCCAAAGAGCGACCCCGGAAGTCGCTGTGCCCCCCGCTCTTCCTGCTGCGGGGGTACCCCGGCAGCGCAAAGCTCGTACTGGGGCGCCCCCCTCCTGCGGCGACTCCGCCAGACTCTCCTGTTGCGTGCCCCTCAAGTCGTACGCCGGGGTACCCCAGGGAGCGCATTTCGTACGGGAGCGGGGTGCGTTCCTCCGTCGCAGGCCGCAGGTATCCGGAATAATGCGTCATGAGTGATGGATGCATTGGTGCCTCGCCGCTGCGGATCCGGCAGCCGGAGCGCGGATATCGCTTCTCGATCGACTCCGTGATTCTCGCGGGATTCGCCGCCCCCTTCTGCCGGGGTACGGTCCTCGATCTTGGGACCGGATGCGGGATTCTCCTGCTTCTCCTGTCTCGCCTCTCTCCCGGGCTCGCCTCCGGGACCGGGGTGGATCTCCAGGAAGACTTGCTCGATTTCGCGCGCGGGAATTTTCGCGACAATTGTCCGGACAGGCGGCTGTTCGCCGAGTCTGGGGATTTTCGGGGGGACATCCCCGGGGTGGAGCCCGGCTCGTTCGACCTGGTGGTGTCGAATCCGCCGTATGGCCGGGCAGGACACGGGCGTCGAAACCCGGATACAAGGAAGGAGGCGGCGCGGCACGAGGTGACTTGCACGCTTCCGGACCTCTTCGCGGCGGCGTCCCGTTTCCTTTCCGCGAACGGCCGGTTCGCCTTCATCCTGCCGTACCCGCGCATCTTCGAGATCGAGCCGAGCGCTGCAAAGGAAGGGTTGCGCGTGGAGCTTCTGCGGGCGGTTCACTTCCGGGACGGCGCGCCGCCGTCCCGGATGCTCTGCTGCACGGTCCGGGGCGGCAGAGGAACTCCCCGTCTCCTGCGCCCGCTGTTCCTCCACGGTGGAACGGGAAAATATTGCCCGGAAGTGGAGCGGATCTGCCGTCTCTTTCGCGTAAGGTAGGTCTCACCTCCCCCTCTCCGCCACGAACTTCTCGCCGGTGGGATATCCCCGACGGGAACATTCCAAGGGGCTCGAGGAAGCCCGCGTT is drawn from Candidatus Deferrimicrobium sp. and contains these coding sequences:
- a CDS encoding tRNA1(Val) (adenine(37)-N6)-methyltransferase produces the protein MSDGCIGASPLRIRQPERGYRFSIDSVILAGFAAPFCRGTVLDLGTGCGILLLLLSRLSPGLASGTGVDLQEDLLDFARGNFRDNCPDRRLFAESGDFRGDIPGVEPGSFDLVVSNPPYGRAGHGRRNPDTRKEAARHEVTCTLPDLFAAASRFLSANGRFAFILPYPRIFEIEPSAAKEGLRVELLRAVHFRDGAPPSRMLCCTVRGGRGTPRLLRPLFLHGGTGKYCPEVERICRLFRVR